The nucleotide sequence aaacagagggtcatttcattccttgtggactcaattggacagcatttatacttttcaagtgaTTGATCTatacgctttcagaaaatgaacagtagcaagactcaaaTATCCCTTTGAGCCAACAAATGGTATCATAaaaatggtgtatatgctgttttgtaatgacagagcacaattttataatttattagaaatgtattcaaattatttcacggacccccacgctatggttcgcggacccaaCTTTGAGAAAAACTGATCTAGAGGtagagctgaagatatttgtctGAACCCAAACCGACCCGACCTGACCCGACTGTCGGGTTGccacactcagacagggaggccgTACACGCTCATGCCCGTGCTCTACTGCAAGCTGTGCACGGTGCAGGTGCACGACGATATGTGGAGACTcgagacccagagctctccagagacgAGCGCGCTCATCCTCCAGCAAAAAGAGCAAATTTTGAGGAGTGGGAAAATGCAAAGCAAGCTGACTGGGAAGACGACGAGGTATCATGCTACATTAAAATGActgtcatggaagatgaaaCCGATGTTCTTGGCtggtggaagatcaacagaccTACCCAAAACTCACAAAATTAGCCAGATCAGTAATGAATAATGTCGGGGCAGTCGGTCTGTAAACAGGTTCGggctttaaaaaatctaagtcattCGGGTTCGGACGGGTTCGGGCAGAATTCTGTCAGGCTCGGGTCGGGTTTAACTTTTAAAGCCAGACTACAGCTCTATCTAGAGGTCACCTTTCCATGCATTTCCCTCTGAAAGGGCACTAGAGAAGGACATTTTTAACGTTTTACCTACTACATTTCGACATGATAGCACCAGGAGGGGTGGTCTCCCCCCCGAGTACACCACCGATCAAATCTGTGGGAATGTGGACGGGGCGGTAACCTTATCTCATACTTTTATCACGGAAGCTGAGGTCATTATGGCTATCATTACTTTCACTTTTCTTCACAAGAAAACTGAAGACGGGCGTGTATGGATGTCTTTCCGACTCCTTGAGGTTGCTGGGGATTCAATCTGATTAAATCATCTGATCTGTGAATGTAATCATACGTAAACAAGGCGCCGTTATACTGCGTAATTTACTGTTAAAATTACTCTATTCGAAGTGTCTGAGACGTCATCTACATCCAAAGTGTGCAACATGAGGATATTTCTGGGAATGTTCATGGCGTTACTTGTGTCAGGTAAGCATGTCAATCATTCAAACTATGCAACGGATTAATTTATGGGCTAAACATGTCGTATAGTTAAGGTTACATGACATGTGAAGAGTCAGTATTAGAATCAAGACATTTTGAACATGCACTGTAAACTTAACCATCAGACAGATTCTTCATTTAACGTGACACCAGCTCCCCCTATTCCACGATACAGAATTTCTGGGTGAAAGTTCAATGGAAATTTTTATTGGCTTATTGTACACATATTGAACAACAGCTACCCGGTTAAATTTCACACCACAATCCAACAAATGTGCGTTACACTGCTtattaatgcttttttttctatatGTGAACAGAACTATTTTTCAGCCTGTCGTTGTCATTGTATCTAAATGTACATAAAATCAGTGTTGTGTTAGAGCTCCAATAAGGTAAGGTGGTAAATTGATAACACCTCATATTGTTCTCTATTTAGTTTTGTTATGGTTAAGgtcagaggaacattttactgctcaaggctttctcttctaagtctctggagacaaaattgagattctctcttcagcctcattcaagtttcaaattgttctcattcgtttctcattagtttctcctaaaattcactaggagaaatagttcagaccatgacatgagtcttatttgagacttaaatgagagatctcattaatggctaattttcttctctttttttaaatatatttgtgggctttatttgataggacagctgacgagagacaggaaatgtggggagtagtgagcgggggaagacatgcaggaaattgttgaccggccgggaatcaaaccggcaacccctgcaatgaggactgtatcccctgtatgtggggcgcttagaccgctaggccaccagacaattgagagagctccctgatttctccacctgaggtcaaaaggagtcacaacacttgagaaatacctgagaatcatttcagattctgaccagatctccttttgaactgaaagggagactaagctgagactttttgcaacttttttctggaggcaagaatgagaaacaggagacataagctatagtctcattttgctttcaaacagatctcattgttgtctaggagacataaatgaaacacttttgagatctcctatctaaatttatttttctatgggAAGTCACAAGTGTACTGACATCATTTTGGTTGGCTCTTTGGTTGGTGGTCTATAGTTTTGTCACATATGTTTTCACATGTGCCATTTCAGCATGTTGTTGACAGTGTTCTCCTTTCACATTATGCTATcccttgacttgttttattgTTCCATAACGCAAAtccaattttgaaaaaaagggggggaaatAAATTTGGGTTATCAAAATATGTAGTTAGATGCCTAAACCATATGTGAGAAGACTGAATTGAACCAGTTTGTAAATCCTGTATAACGCTGTGCTGATGCTGTGCTTCCTTGCGAACCTCAATTCTAACTGAGGATGTTTTGTCAATATTTGAACAGTAACCCATCATACTTTTTATCTGCGATATAAATCTCCCTGTGCATTCAATTTGATGCTGAAGGCTGGGCTTATTGTTTCCAGTCTTAGTAATCCTGGACTCTGCAgatgtttcctttcttttgcTCTTGAAGAGAACAAAGTGATAATGAGGAGTGGCTGTGCAGTGCTTTGTGAACAGAAAAGTCAGAGGAAACGGTCAGGTTGGTGTATTCAAAAGTACTCCTGCTGTAGGACGTATCTTTCTGTAGTTGCTACTTTAAACCATGTCAAAAGATGGTAAAAAGTCCTGGTTAAGTATGCCCTGTAGCTCATTCCAAAGTTGTAGAGCGTGAAAGGAAAAAGACAATTTACACAGGTCTGTGTGGGTGCGGACCATTTGAAGAAATTACTCTTAATCTTGTTTTATTGCTGTAGTTGTAACTCAGTTCAGAGGGTATATAATGTTTACAAGAGCAATATTTTACAATGACAATTTGCATAACAAAGCATAATGTAATGTAGATACAGTTATGCTCATAATTTTaaataccctggcagaatttatgatttcttgggtaggttctgttgtcattataatataaaaagagtaaacacagatgtttgacaataaatggcttcacccaaccactaaccatgagtgacaAAATAGTTTTTCTCAtctctcttatcattcatagtCACTGAAAAATggccccccaaaaaatcacaaattctgccagggtatgtaaacttatgagcacaactgcaAATACATCATACCTCATTACACgtaagctaagctaaccctTACTCTTTTGCATAAACAGAATAATTGTTTTCCATTGCTGCATTTGTCAGTTAACTTTGATTGTTACATTTCATGTGAGCCATTGTTTCCTGCCCTATTAAAACTGTGTATGGCATTCTGTCTCACCTGAAAAACAGGTATAATTTTAACTTTCCAAGATGACGACAAGTTCTTACATCCATGGTCTATTCAGAAAACAGGTTAACCCCCGTCTTTTCCTAATtatgtgtgtttgaaatatGCTTCTAAGATTAAGAAGCCCTAGAGGTGTAATCACTTTGAGGCCATGAGATGATTAATAACATACCTTAAGTTACCTTATTTACACTGAtacattttcaatgatttttCCTGTTGTAAAAATCTGACGCTAAAATTATTGGTTAACCTAACTCATGAGTTAACTTGATCTTAAGTtatgtaaatgaaaatgttatattttcacattttatatcAGCCTTTTTgaacttgttttcattttactttgttgACATCATTCTGtttaaaggacgtttttcctcgcctctgtaacttgctaaacactgcaaggtgcaatgctcatcgTGGATTgggatgagataagactgagtcatatcctgtcttggtgtttgaAGTCTGTTAACAATTTAACAGAGTACGGCATTGACCTGATgcgtttgtaaaagcgtctcgagataacgtttgttgtgatttggcgctgttgAAAGATTGATCGGATGATTGATTCTTTGGCAGGATGTAAATTAATTAGTTACTTAACTCTTACACGTGTGGAACATTCCAAAAGCGAGTCTATAAGTAAATCCATTAAACTTACATCACAAagattttcatattttgttcaGTAATCATAGCAGAAAAATACAAAGTCAAAGAGCTCCTGATCCACTGTGCCCTTCATTTGCAGTTTTCTTAAAAACTGGCTGTGGAGTTGATATTAACAGAGGTCTGTTGATTTCTACTTCTTCCAAACAATACAGAgtgtgacttaaaaaaaaatcaaaacaggtTTGAATCAAAagtgaaagaaacaaaatcatcaCCAAGACAAAGCAAAACCTCTGGTGCTCCTCCAAGATTTTGACTTGAGGATTGAAACGCTTTTTGTTGATCAGAATTACCCTGCAGAACACAGAACTAATCCCCATTCACCTTTCTGCGCTAGGTGGTGAGGTGACTATCAACGTCGGAATCTCAGATCGCAATGTCTCTCTGCCATGCAACTGCACAGGGAGACCCTTGAATTCGATGCTTCAGTGGCAGATGGAAAAACCAGTAAAGAAAGCGCTCTGCACATACAACACTAGCACTTCCAATTTTTCTGGATGGAACTGCAGGCTCAAAGTGTTTGAGGATAGCAACAACTGTTCTCTACTCCTAAACGACATCACAGCGAAGGACCATGGGAAATACATATGCGCTTTTTACAAGCCAGGGtacaaacaagagcatataaatcTGAATATCTCTGGTGAGTCATTATTGCACACACCTACAACATTGATCACTACTTTATTCACTAATTCAATTGAAGTACATGTCACATAATCTTGTACTATTTTACCCATACGTTTTCTCTCACCAGCCACGTACTATGTCTGTGAGAAGAATTCTAGTATGAAAAGTTTCCAGTGTGACATCAGAGGAGACTACAAAGATGCTGATATTTCGTGGAGACTGGATGGAAAGCCTCTTACCAACTCCTCCATGTATATCATATCCCGTAAGGACACATGGGATGCTTCCACTGGCCTCTACCAATTCAAAACTGTATTAACCACCTATCAAAACATTTCTTCAAAACCTACATGTCATGTCAAGGCGAAAGTCATATCAACTAAAACTGAACGCTGCGAGGAAGAGAAACGTAAGAAAATTGTTTATTTATGAAGGATGAAACTGAAATCAAGCCTATTTCTACTTTCCTTGTGAATGAGATCTCCTTCTGAGTCCTggtgctatttttttttctcattagttcCAGAGCCTGTGAAAACACCAGAACTCGGATATGCCAGGAGATGCACAGTGATAATTCCGCTTACGTTGGCGTTTGGcgtctttctgtttctgtgccaTCGTTGGAGAATTTCCCGGTACGTGTTATAAGCTTGTTTCGATGACACTTCTTtattcaaaaacatgtttgtttcaacCTGTGAAACCAGAGTTGCGTAATACTTGTTGCTGTTGCTTAATCAAGTTGACACCAGTTCGGGTATTTTGTGTGTAAATCTGTCAATGCTACTGGATCTCTAAAcaaggtgttttattttctattccTTTTTAGAAGTTTgaacaggaggagagaagaagacacgcctttaaa is from Notolabrus celidotus isolate fNotCel1 chromosome 10, fNotCel1.pri, whole genome shotgun sequence and encodes:
- the LOC117819828 gene encoding uncharacterized protein LOC117819828 isoform X1, which gives rise to MRIFLGMFMALLVSGGEVTINVGISDRNVSLPCNCTGRPLNSMLQWQMEKPVKKALCTYNTSTSNFSGWNCRLKVFEDSNNCSLLLNDITAKDHGKYICAFYKPGYKQEHINLNISATYYVCEKNSSMKSFQCDIRGDYKDADISWRLDGKPLTNSSMYIISRKDTWDASTGLYQFKTVLTTYQNISSKPTCHVKAKVISTKTERCEEEKLPEPVKTPELGYARRCTVIIPLTLAFGVFLFLCHRWRISRSLNRRREEDTPLNKHTELNCDNL
- the LOC117819828 gene encoding uncharacterized protein LOC117819828 isoform X2, which codes for MLQWQMEKPVKKALCTYNTSTSNFSGWNCRLKVFEDSNNCSLLLNDITAKDHGKYICAFYKPGYKQEHINLNISATYYVCEKNSSMKSFQCDIRGDYKDADISWRLDGKPLTNSSMYIISRKDTWDASTGLYQFKTVLTTYQNISSKPTCHVKAKVISTKTERCEEEKLPEPVKTPELGYARRCTVIIPLTLAFGVFLFLCHRWRISRSLNRRREEDTPLNKHTELNCDNL